The following proteins are co-located in the Paludibaculum fermentans genome:
- a CDS encoding ExbD/TolR family protein, with protein MQRRLLLMAAVAAVLLWLRMPHGSSHNHQPVGQEVRVASAVPCFGRLPAGESVRVVRRGRVILRTEEMPLDELDARLAASFRDRTQRVVFLRAEEGLRFRDIAEVIATAKKHADYVVLVSPKTELILRSQTGLCRDPHITFPEILM; from the coding sequence ATGCAGAGGCGTTTGCTACTGATGGCGGCTGTAGCGGCGGTCCTGCTGTGGCTGCGAATGCCGCACGGGTCTTCGCACAACCATCAACCGGTTGGACAAGAGGTGAGAGTTGCCTCGGCTGTCCCCTGCTTCGGGCGGCTGCCAGCAGGCGAATCCGTGCGGGTGGTGCGTCGCGGCAGAGTGATCCTGCGGACGGAGGAGATGCCGTTGGACGAATTGGATGCTCGTCTGGCGGCCAGCTTCCGAGATCGCACACAGCGGGTCGTATTCCTGCGTGCCGAAGAGGGACTCCGATTTCGAGATATCGCTGAGGTCATCGCGACCGCGAAGAAGCATGCCGACTACGTAGTGCTGGTCTCACCCAAGACAGAACTGATACTGCGGTCACAGACCGGGCTCTGCCGCGACCCTCACATCACATTCCCGGAGATCCTGATGTGA
- a CDS encoding alpha/beta hydrolase-fold protein — translation MRLTALASLVLAFAGTCLAQDSGTFKPATSNVLDAQYPRVDNDSRVEIRFKAPDAAKVRVNFWSGPKADMEKQADGFWTFTTPPLAPGLHYYTVIVDGAEVSDPGSTAYFGGSKWASAVEVPEAGATYYLPQDVPHGQVREIWYNSKVTGTWRHALVYTPPGYDAQIKERYPVLYLQHGGGEDESGWTRQGRANFILDNLIAARKAKPMLVVMANGYARRAGQTVPDLRGKGFGSPEMRKVMQDMMTAFEDDVTQALIPYIDSNFRTLTTREHRAMAGLSMGGMQTFHVTFNHLDLFTYIGGFSGAANAFAAGSDKLDTKTAFNGAMADPAAFAKRVHLLWFGVGTTEPERMRQGIQKLHASLEEAKIQHVYYESPGTDHEWQTWRRDLQDFAPRLFQAAAQKSIAAAQKK, via the coding sequence ATGAGGCTGACGGCATTAGCAAGTCTGGTCCTGGCCTTCGCCGGCACCTGCCTGGCGCAGGACTCGGGCACTTTCAAACCCGCGACATCGAATGTCCTCGATGCACAGTATCCCCGCGTCGATAACGATTCACGCGTCGAGATCCGCTTCAAGGCGCCGGATGCCGCCAAGGTCAGGGTCAACTTCTGGAGCGGTCCCAAGGCCGACATGGAAAAACAAGCGGATGGCTTCTGGACCTTCACTACGCCGCCGCTCGCTCCGGGCCTGCACTACTATACGGTCATCGTCGACGGCGCCGAAGTCAGTGACCCCGGCAGCACGGCGTATTTTGGCGGCAGCAAGTGGGCCAGCGCGGTAGAAGTGCCTGAGGCCGGAGCCACCTACTACTTGCCACAGGATGTTCCGCACGGGCAGGTGCGCGAGATCTGGTACAACTCCAAGGTCACCGGCACCTGGCGTCATGCTTTGGTCTACACGCCCCCGGGCTATGACGCGCAGATCAAGGAACGCTACCCGGTGCTCTATCTCCAGCACGGCGGCGGCGAGGACGAGTCCGGCTGGACACGGCAGGGCAGAGCCAATTTCATCCTCGACAACCTGATCGCCGCCCGCAAAGCAAAGCCGATGCTGGTGGTGATGGCGAACGGCTACGCGCGCCGCGCCGGCCAGACGGTGCCCGATCTCCGCGGAAAAGGGTTTGGCTCCCCCGAGATGAGAAAGGTGATGCAGGACATGATGACGGCGTTCGAGGACGACGTCACCCAGGCGCTCATCCCGTACATCGATTCCAACTTCCGCACCCTGACCACGCGCGAGCATCGCGCCATGGCCGGTCTCTCCATGGGCGGCATGCAGACCTTCCACGTGACCTTCAATCACCTCGACCTGTTCACCTACATCGGCGGCTTCAGCGGAGCGGCCAATGCCTTCGCGGCGGGCAGCGACAAACTCGACACGAAGACCGCGTTCAATGGAGCCATGGCCGACCCGGCCGCCTTTGCGAAACGCGTCCACCTGCTCTGGTTCGGCGTCGGCACCACTGAGCCGGAGCGCATGCGGCAGGGCATCCAGAAACTGCACGCCTCCCTCGAGGAGGCCAAGATCCAGCACGTCTACTACGAGTCGCCCGGCACGGATCACGAATGGCAGACCTGGCGCCGCGACCTCCAGGACTTCGCGCCACGGCTCTTCCAGGCCGCGGCACAGAAGTCCATCGCTGCGGCACAGAAGAAGTAG
- a CDS encoding putative toxin-antitoxin system toxin component, PIN family: protein MIPLRLVIDTNILVSAALNPSGIPRSVLLLATTKPAALYISEAILDEYREVLARPELKIRKGLRQQLLELIRSKAHLVKPARPLLVTKDLDDNKFLECADSARADYLVTGNQKHFPKFWKKTKVISSREFLDVVAPHLIP from the coding sequence GTGATTCCGCTCCGCCTAGTCATCGATACCAACATCCTGGTCTCGGCTGCCCTCAATCCGAGCGGGATCCCGCGGTCCGTTCTGCTCCTTGCTACTACGAAGCCGGCGGCCCTGTACATTTCCGAGGCGATTCTCGACGAATACCGCGAGGTCTTGGCGCGGCCGGAACTCAAGATTCGCAAGGGGCTTCGCCAACAACTTCTCGAACTCATACGGAGCAAGGCTCACCTCGTCAAGCCGGCCCGCCCGCTCCTGGTGACGAAAGACCTGGACGATAATAAGTTCCTCGAATGCGCGGATTCGGCGCGGGCCGATTACCTCGTAACCGGCAATCAGAAGCATTTTCCGAAATTCTGGAAGAAGACCAAGGTCATCTCGTCGCGCGAGTTCCTTGACGTCGTGGCTCCGCACCTGATTCCTTGA
- a CDS encoding type II toxin-antitoxin system Phd/YefM family antitoxin encodes MQPTDKNESIVVSALTARTGFGKLLRRVENEHRSLVIEKRGTPRAVLLSIRDYVRLAAPEPEVLRLIGEESRQKGTDKLSSRQIEQVIQATRAKKRKPA; translated from the coding sequence ATGCAGCCCACCGACAAGAATGAGAGCATCGTCGTTTCGGCCCTGACCGCCCGCACCGGCTTCGGCAAATTACTGCGCCGGGTGGAAAACGAGCACCGCTCGCTCGTCATCGAGAAGCGCGGGACACCGAGGGCCGTGCTTCTGAGCATCCGCGACTATGTGCGGCTTGCGGCACCGGAGCCGGAGGTGCTCAGGCTCATCGGAGAAGAATCGCGCCAGAAGGGCACAGACAAGCTCTCGTCGCGGCAGATTGAACAGGTCATCCAGGCGACGCGCGCCAAAAAGCGCAAGCCTGCGTGA
- a CDS encoding DUF433 domain-containing protein translates to MKVKIVDDKRITIEPGKRSGQPCIRNPRITVWDVLGWLAAGESED, encoded by the coding sequence ATGAAGGTGAAGATCGTGGACGATAAGCGCATCACAATTGAACCCGGCAAAAGGTCCGGCCAGCCCTGCATCCGAAATCCGCGGATCACCGTGTGGGATGTGCTCGGTTGGCTCGCTGCCGGTGAGAGTGAGGATTAG
- a CDS encoding GntR family transcriptional regulator: MLYITSMQLNVHPGAEVPIYRQIMRQITEAVAGGRLRPGDKLTSHRDLAEELVIAPLTVKKAYDELELAGLIETVRGRGTFVVERPPLQSPDERRIQLREHARHFLTQAFLDRLSWQEALEVLQEARTEIEGAQASQQETEQNHE; the protein is encoded by the coding sequence GTGCTCTATATCACTTCCATGCAGTTGAATGTTCATCCCGGAGCCGAAGTCCCCATCTACCGCCAGATCATGCGGCAGATCACCGAGGCTGTCGCCGGAGGCCGGCTGCGGCCCGGTGACAAGCTCACGTCCCATCGCGACCTGGCTGAAGAGCTGGTGATCGCTCCGCTGACGGTGAAGAAGGCCTATGACGAGTTGGAGCTCGCCGGGCTTATCGAGACCGTCCGTGGGCGGGGCACCTTTGTCGTGGAACGGCCGCCGCTTCAGAGTCCGGACGAGCGGCGCATCCAGTTGCGGGAGCACGCGCGGCACTTTCTCACCCAGGCGTTTCTGGACCGGCTGAGCTGGCAGGAAGCGCTGGAGGTGCTGCAGGAAGCGCGCACGGAAATCGAGGGCGCGCAGGCGTCCCAGCAGGAAACGGAGCAAAACCATGAATAG
- a CDS encoding ABC transporter ATP-binding protein, translating into MNSVLEFIGVERAYKQGVPVLDGITFSMAAGEVAGLLGRNGAGKTTLIRIAMGMLKPQAGQVRVFGLDPARDAVEIKRRLGFVAEDQVLPAWARVQELIDFHRYLFPRWDEALERQLAERFELRRGEKIKNLSKGQARQVALLLAVCHRPELLVLDEPAGGLDPVVRREFLETSIELLNREGTAILFSSHHMGDVERLAGRVVLLDGGRVRIDSDLDQLRERHCVALVSKGAVSSAAVLEEMPGCLRARTQGESWHAVFAGDPAEVEQRIRLGLGSNGVRCSRVPLEELFIEFVGAQQ; encoded by the coding sequence ATGAATAGCGTTCTGGAGTTCATTGGCGTCGAACGAGCGTACAAACAGGGCGTGCCGGTGCTCGACGGGATCACCTTCTCGATGGCCGCCGGCGAGGTAGCCGGCCTGCTGGGCCGCAACGGCGCGGGCAAGACAACCTTGATCCGCATCGCCATGGGGATGTTGAAGCCGCAGGCCGGGCAGGTGCGCGTGTTCGGCCTCGATCCGGCGCGCGACGCGGTGGAGATCAAGCGCCGCCTCGGCTTTGTGGCCGAAGACCAGGTGCTGCCCGCGTGGGCCCGGGTCCAGGAGCTGATCGACTTCCACCGCTACCTGTTCCCGCGTTGGGACGAGGCTCTGGAACGCCAGTTGGCCGAGCGCTTCGAGCTGCGCCGCGGCGAGAAGATCAAGAACCTGAGCAAGGGCCAGGCGCGCCAGGTAGCGTTGCTGCTGGCCGTCTGCCACCGGCCGGAGTTGCTGGTGCTGGACGAGCCCGCCGGCGGCCTGGATCCCGTGGTGCGGCGCGAGTTCCTGGAAACCTCCATTGAACTGCTGAACCGCGAAGGCACGGCCATTCTCTTCTCCTCGCACCACATGGGCGATGTGGAGCGGTTGGCCGGACGGGTGGTGCTGCTGGACGGCGGCAGGGTCCGCATCGACAGCGATCTGGATCAACTGCGCGAACGGCACTGCGTGGCGCTGGTGTCGAAGGGCGCTGTGTCGAGTGCGGCGGTGCTGGAAGAGATGCCAGGCTGCCTGCGGGCCCGAACGCAGGGCGAGAGCTGGCACGCGGTGTTCGCGGGCGATCCGGCGGAAGTGGAGCAGCGCATCCGTCTGGGCCTGGGCTCGAACGGGGTGCGCTGTTCGCGCGTGCCGCTGGAGGAGCTGTTCATCGAGTTCGTAGGCGCGCAGCAGTAA
- a CDS encoding toll/interleukin-1 receptor domain-containing protein, translated as MAESDKSKTADAELLQVSGSTPLVFISHDARDAELAEAFSKLLKSVSAGMIKTFRSSDKKGTEGIDFGEEWYKRLMTQLQSTSDVVCLFTERSLDRPWILFEAGVAKGKLSTPVLGVALGVPLARVSAGPFYQFMNMDDSEADLTKLVNQLARRVPNLELDTDVVTSQVANFKATEAAILKKLSSGNAKSEAQVDVDESAVAKLAEEMKALPSRVAERLAEVGDPFRRRRLRRFHPMMFEELMHMSGEPGDPVAILMAASVVREDVPWLYELAMEAYRAVKAEDTEAVEREMKRLRRFADVMAHGPFMEELGFGSKETHMLAMEFPRVLEHMLMRTLEMRKSQRPLRRRSQKARMETESGK; from the coding sequence ATGGCTGAATCCGACAAGTCGAAGACTGCCGACGCCGAGCTCTTGCAGGTGAGTGGGTCCACGCCCCTCGTCTTTATAAGCCACGACGCCCGAGATGCTGAATTGGCCGAAGCGTTCAGCAAACTACTTAAGAGTGTCAGTGCCGGAATGATCAAAACATTTCGATCTTCCGACAAGAAGGGAACCGAAGGGATCGACTTCGGCGAGGAGTGGTACAAGCGGCTGATGACCCAGTTGCAGTCCACGTCGGATGTAGTGTGCCTCTTCACCGAGCGTAGCCTTGACCGCCCATGGATTCTCTTTGAGGCCGGAGTGGCTAAGGGAAAGCTAAGCACACCCGTTCTCGGCGTAGCGCTTGGAGTTCCTCTAGCCCGCGTGAGTGCCGGCCCTTTCTATCAATTCATGAACATGGATGACAGCGAAGCGGACCTCACGAAGCTCGTGAATCAGCTTGCGCGGCGGGTCCCGAACCTCGAGCTCGATACCGATGTAGTGACGAGCCAAGTGGCTAATTTCAAAGCCACTGAAGCGGCAATTCTCAAGAAGCTCTCATCGGGAAACGCGAAGTCAGAAGCGCAAGTAGATGTTGATGAGAGCGCTGTAGCGAAGCTGGCGGAGGAGATGAAGGCTTTGCCATCGAGGGTAGCGGAGCGCTTAGCTGAGGTGGGCGATCCATTCAGACGCCGCAGGTTACGGCGATTCCACCCGATGATGTTCGAGGAGTTGATGCACATGTCTGGCGAACCGGGCGATCCTGTCGCAATCCTCATGGCGGCCAGTGTCGTTCGTGAAGACGTGCCATGGCTATACGAATTAGCTATGGAGGCTTACAGGGCGGTGAAGGCCGAGGACACTGAAGCAGTCGAGCGCGAGATGAAGCGACTGCGCCGATTCGCGGACGTGATGGCGCATGGACCATTCATGGAGGAGCTTGGATTTGGGAGTAAAGAAACTCACATGCTCGCGATGGAGTTTCCGCGGGTACTAGAGCATATGTTGATGCGAACGCTCGAGATGCGCAAGTCGCAACGGCCCTTGCGGCGGAGGTCCCAGAAGGCCCGGATGGAGACGGAATCCGGCAAGTGA
- a CDS encoding restriction endonuclease has product MSDLTFFEKQKFEKVLGMGSGYVLSFSDRTFAQFVLESTGLDIEEDEYHVNGRSKAKRLRTFWQIQPNAVVGKLLCDLLNYSEDKGAQAQICRLIAGRLLAGEPATKRQNASAPTPQTQPIGHAQHDRFATLLRDLMKLQPHPRGFAFEKFLDEVFATFDLAPRRSFRLVGEQIDGSFHLANETYLVEAKWQDQQIGNRELQSFAGAVRTKSAWARGLYVSYSGFTEDGLIAFGRGDATRIICIDGFELWQIFNRNLSLTDVLTLKTRRAAETGRAYFPVRELYEL; this is encoded by the coding sequence ATGTCTGACCTTACGTTCTTCGAGAAGCAGAAGTTTGAAAAAGTCTTGGGTATGGGAAGTGGGTATGTCCTTAGTTTCAGCGACAGGACATTCGCCCAGTTCGTTCTTGAAAGCACAGGGCTGGACATCGAAGAGGACGAGTATCACGTCAACGGCCGATCTAAGGCGAAGCGCCTTCGAACCTTCTGGCAGATTCAGCCCAATGCTGTTGTCGGAAAACTGCTCTGCGATCTCCTCAACTACAGTGAGGATAAAGGCGCGCAGGCCCAGATTTGCAGATTGATCGCGGGGCGGCTTCTCGCTGGTGAACCTGCGACTAAGAGACAGAACGCCAGCGCGCCAACACCGCAGACTCAGCCTATAGGCCACGCTCAGCATGACCGGTTCGCTACGCTCTTGCGGGACTTGATGAAGCTTCAACCCCACCCGAGGGGATTTGCTTTTGAGAAGTTTCTCGATGAGGTGTTCGCGACCTTCGACCTGGCACCTCGTCGGTCATTCCGGTTGGTCGGTGAGCAAATAGATGGCAGCTTTCACCTTGCCAACGAAACCTATCTGGTCGAGGCGAAATGGCAGGATCAGCAGATCGGGAATCGAGAGCTTCAGAGTTTCGCCGGTGCGGTCCGCACAAAATCAGCATGGGCACGAGGCTTGTATGTAAGCTACTCAGGATTCACGGAAGATGGATTAATTGCGTTTGGGCGCGGAGATGCCACCCGAATTATCTGCATCGACGGATTTGAGCTGTGGCAGATTTTCAATCGCAATCTGAGTCTGACCGACGTGCTAACGCTTAAGACCAGACGCGCTGCGGAAACTGGGCGAGCATATTTCCCAGTGCGTGAGCTTTATGAGCTGTGA
- the gnd gene encoding decarboxylating NADP(+)-dependent phosphogluconate dehydrogenase, whose product MQSASCDIGLVGLAVMGQNLVLNMNDHGYKVAVFNRTVSKVDDFLANEAQGTMVEGAHSMEELASLLKRPRRVMLMVKAGETVDRMIDAVLPYLEAGDIIIDGGNSHFPDTNRRTKSLEEKGILYIGTGVSGGEEGARRGPSIMPGGNPAAWPHVKEIFQAISAKVEDGTPCCDWVGENGAGHYVKMVHNGIEYGDMQLICEAYQLLKDGLGLNADELHEVFDNWNQGELDSYLIDITSQIFAKKDDDGSPIVDKILDTAGQKGTGKWTCLSALDLGMPVTLIGEAVFSRCLSAIKDERVAASAILPGPGYAAKEDRAAFIEDVRRALYCSKVISYAQGYMLLREAAKEQGWNLNFGGIALMWRGGCIIRSRFLGKIKDAFDKNPNLNNLLLDEFFTSLLVNYQASWRRAIIQAIQYGVPTPAFTTALAFYDGYRTGRLPANLLQAQRDFFGAHTYERVDKPRGEFFHTNWTGRGGRVASGIYTV is encoded by the coding sequence ATGCAATCCGCAAGTTGTGACATCGGCCTCGTCGGCCTGGCTGTCATGGGCCAGAACCTGGTCCTGAATATGAACGACCACGGCTACAAGGTGGCCGTCTTCAATCGCACAGTCTCCAAAGTAGACGATTTCCTCGCCAACGAAGCCCAGGGCACGATGGTGGAAGGCGCGCACTCGATGGAAGAGCTCGCGAGCCTGCTGAAGCGCCCGCGCCGCGTGATGCTGATGGTCAAGGCCGGCGAGACGGTCGACCGCATGATCGACGCCGTCCTGCCCTACCTCGAAGCCGGCGACATCATCATTGATGGCGGCAACTCCCACTTCCCCGACACCAACCGCCGCACCAAGAGCCTCGAAGAGAAAGGCATCCTCTACATCGGCACCGGCGTCTCCGGTGGCGAAGAGGGCGCGCGCCGCGGTCCGTCCATCATGCCCGGCGGCAATCCGGCAGCCTGGCCGCATGTGAAAGAGATCTTCCAGGCCATCTCGGCCAAGGTGGAAGACGGCACCCCCTGCTGCGACTGGGTGGGCGAGAACGGTGCCGGCCACTACGTCAAGATGGTCCACAACGGCATCGAGTACGGCGACATGCAGCTCATCTGCGAAGCCTACCAACTGCTGAAGGACGGCCTGGGCCTGAATGCCGACGAGCTCCACGAAGTCTTCGACAACTGGAACCAGGGCGAGCTCGACAGCTACCTGATCGACATCACCAGCCAGATCTTCGCCAAGAAGGATGACGACGGCTCGCCCATCGTCGATAAGATCCTCGACACCGCGGGCCAGAAGGGCACCGGCAAGTGGACCTGCCTCAGCGCGCTCGACCTCGGCATGCCCGTCACCCTCATCGGCGAAGCCGTCTTCTCGCGCTGCCTGTCGGCCATCAAGGACGAACGGGTGGCCGCCTCGGCGATCCTGCCCGGTCCGGGCTACGCCGCCAAGGAAGACCGCGCCGCCTTCATTGAAGACGTGCGCCGCGCCCTCTACTGCTCCAAGGTGATCAGCTACGCGCAGGGCTACATGCTGCTGCGGGAAGCGGCCAAGGAACAGGGCTGGAACCTGAACTTCGGCGGCATCGCCCTGATGTGGCGCGGCGGCTGCATCATCCGCAGCCGGTTCCTGGGCAAGATCAAGGACGCCTTCGACAAGAACCCGAACCTGAACAACCTGCTGCTGGACGAGTTCTTCACCAGTCTGCTGGTGAACTACCAGGCCTCGTGGCGCCGGGCGATCATCCAGGCCATCCAGTACGGTGTACCGACCCCCGCCTTCACCACCGCCCTGGCGTTCTATGATGGCTATCGCACGGGCCGTTTGCCGGCGAACCTGCTGCAGGCCCAGCGCGATTTCTTCGGCGCGCATACCTATGAGCGTGTCGACAAGCCGCGCGGCGAGTTCTTCCATACGAATTGGACCGGCCGCGGCGGACGCGTTGCATCCGGCATCTACACTGTCTAA
- a CDS encoding sugar kinase, with protein MKYGLNILPEGALDFLSLGALVHRLDPGVIPFRKATDCHIHVSGGEFNCAANLADCFGLNTGVASAMVDYPIGELIAERVKAMGVKPFYKRFKHNGVNGPNMAAVYSDRGQGVRAPVVFYNRCNEAGAQLKPGDFDWPAIFGQGVRWFHSGGIFAALSETTGELIIEGMKAAKAAGAITSFDLNYRAKLWNIWGGHDKALSVLARIVEHCDVLVGNEEDLQMGLGIPGPEVAAKSKLDPSTFFGMIDKVVEKYPKVKIVATTLREVHSTNRHSWGAVAWIDGQTYVTPTAELDVLDRVGGGDGYASGFFYGLLTGLEPDEAVRLGWAHGALLTTFPGDTTMATVDMVKAFAKGGSARIQR; from the coding sequence ATGAAATATGGTTTGAATATTCTTCCGGAAGGCGCGCTGGACTTCCTGTCCCTGGGCGCCCTGGTCCACCGTCTGGATCCGGGTGTCATCCCGTTCCGCAAGGCGACCGACTGCCACATCCACGTCAGCGGCGGTGAATTCAACTGCGCCGCCAACCTGGCCGACTGCTTCGGGCTCAACACCGGCGTCGCCAGCGCCATGGTCGACTACCCGATCGGCGAACTGATCGCCGAGCGCGTCAAGGCCATGGGCGTGAAGCCCTTCTACAAGCGCTTCAAGCACAACGGCGTGAACGGCCCCAACATGGCCGCCGTTTACAGCGATCGCGGCCAGGGCGTACGCGCGCCTGTCGTGTTCTACAACCGCTGCAACGAAGCGGGCGCCCAACTGAAACCCGGCGACTTCGACTGGCCGGCCATCTTCGGCCAGGGCGTGCGCTGGTTCCACAGCGGCGGCATCTTCGCCGCCCTGTCGGAGACCACCGGCGAGCTGATCATCGAAGGCATGAAGGCCGCCAAGGCAGCCGGCGCCATCACCTCGTTCGACCTCAACTACCGCGCCAAGCTCTGGAACATCTGGGGCGGCCACGACAAGGCGCTCTCCGTTCTCGCCCGCATCGTCGAGCATTGCGACGTGCTGGTGGGCAATGAAGAGGACCTGCAGATGGGCCTCGGCATTCCCGGACCCGAGGTCGCCGCCAAGTCCAAGCTCGATCCCAGCACCTTCTTCGGCATGATCGACAAGGTCGTCGAGAAGTATCCCAAGGTCAAAATCGTCGCCACCACGCTCCGCGAGGTCCATTCGACCAACCGGCATAGCTGGGGCGCGGTGGCCTGGATCGACGGCCAGACCTATGTCACGCCGACAGCCGAGCTCGACGTGCTCGACCGCGTAGGCGGCGGCGACGGCTACGCTTCCGGCTTCTTCTACGGCCTGCTGACCGGGCTCGAGCCCGACGAAGCGGTCCGCTTGGGCTGGGCGCACGGCGCGCTGCTGACCACCTTCCCCGGCGACACCACCATGGCCACCGTGGACATGGTCAAGGCGTTCGCCAAGGGCGGTTCGGCCCGCATCCAGCGCTAG
- a CDS encoding KdsC family phosphatase: MPPVVTPDVRERAAKIKLVLMDVDGVLTDGKYFHVPNPAGGLFEVKLFDSQDGIALQWLYRTGIKTGLISGRDAQATAERARSSHMTYCYMGNTEKLPIFHEILADSGLTPDQIAYLGDDLTDAILMKRVGLAVAVGNATPEVKGCAHYVTKAVGGSGALREATEVILDAQGQWEGILRHYEVIA; this comes from the coding sequence ATGCCCCCAGTCGTCACCCCCGATGTGCGCGAGCGCGCCGCCAAGATCAAGCTGGTCCTGATGGACGTCGACGGCGTCCTCACCGACGGGAAGTATTTCCATGTCCCCAATCCGGCCGGCGGCCTGTTTGAAGTGAAGCTGTTCGACTCCCAGGACGGCATCGCCCTGCAGTGGCTCTATCGCACCGGCATCAAGACCGGCCTCATCAGCGGCCGCGATGCCCAGGCTACGGCCGAGCGCGCCCGCAGCAGCCACATGACCTACTGCTACATGGGCAATACCGAGAAGCTGCCCATCTTCCACGAGATCCTGGCCGACTCCGGCCTCACGCCGGACCAGATCGCCTACCTCGGCGACGACCTCACCGACGCCATACTGATGAAGCGCGTCGGCCTGGCCGTGGCCGTCGGCAATGCCACGCCCGAAGTGAAAGGCTGCGCCCACTACGTCACCAAAGCGGTCGGCGGCTCCGGTGCGTTGCGCGAGGCGACGGAAGTCATTCTCGACGCCCAGGGGCAGTGGGAAGGCATTCTGCGGCATTATGAAGTAATCGCATGA
- a CDS encoding DUF5612 domain-containing protein, whose amino-acid sequence MSLERIGAVISVVNAPGVLHELTGIIAAHNGNILSVEMLSSPDPAESRIYFEIELETAPAALLVDIGALPAVKSVASEKSLQKIYGKRIIIMGGGAQVGQVAIGAIMEADRHNIRGEHISVDTIPLVGEQALADAVRAVPRLPRARALVLAGSLMGGDIEKAVREVRAQGLLVVSLNMAGSVPDAADLVVTDPVQAGVMTVMAVAETAKFSVERLKRRVF is encoded by the coding sequence ATGAGCCTGGAACGAATCGGCGCCGTCATCTCCGTTGTGAACGCCCCCGGTGTGCTGCACGAGCTCACCGGGATCATCGCCGCCCACAACGGCAACATCCTCTCGGTGGAAATGCTCTCCAGCCCGGATCCGGCCGAATCGCGCATCTACTTCGAGATCGAACTCGAAACCGCGCCCGCCGCCCTGCTGGTGGACATCGGCGCGCTGCCGGCTGTGAAATCGGTGGCCTCTGAGAAGAGCCTGCAGAAGATATACGGCAAGCGGATCATCATCATGGGCGGCGGAGCACAGGTCGGACAGGTGGCCATCGGAGCCATTATGGAAGCCGACCGCCACAACATCCGCGGCGAGCACATCTCCGTGGATACGATTCCCCTGGTGGGCGAACAGGCCCTGGCCGATGCAGTGCGAGCCGTGCCTCGCCTGCCGCGTGCCCGCGCACTGGTCCTGGCCGGATCGCTGATGGGCGGGGATATCGAGAAGGCGGTCCGCGAGGTCCGGGCGCAAGGCCTGCTGGTGGTCAGCCTGAACATGGCGGGCAGCGTCCCCGACGCGGCGGACCTGGTAGTCACCGACCCGGTGCAGGCCGGAGTGATGACGGTAATGGCGGTAGCCGAAACGGCCAAGTTCAGCGTGGAGCGGCTGAAGCGCCGCGTCTTCTAG
- a CDS encoding zf-HC2 domain-containing protein: MTSLGWEDDGAQEGLMLRRSVGKCLTEAEMEDYLANRLSGVTREVIEEHLLVCAKCLDSVEQEEEFAGVFRSAAMQVEAEEMEKSFSGEEPGTGETASEAEPEGAPAAEPEGWWARMWNRVRGR; the protein is encoded by the coding sequence ATGACTTCATTGGGCTGGGAGGACGACGGCGCGCAGGAGGGCCTGATGCTGCGTCGTTCTGTTGGCAAGTGCCTGACGGAAGCCGAGATGGAAGACTATCTGGCGAACCGGCTGTCGGGCGTTACGCGCGAAGTGATCGAAGAACATCTACTGGTTTGTGCTAAGTGCCTGGACTCCGTCGAACAGGAAGAAGAGTTTGCCGGCGTGTTTCGTTCCGCTGCCATGCAGGTTGAGGCGGAGGAGATGGAGAAGAGCTTTTCGGGCGAAGAACCCGGGACGGGGGAAACGGCGAGCGAGGCTGAGCCAGAGGGTGCTCCTGCTGCCGAGCCGGAAGGCTGGTGGGCGCGAATGTGGAACCGGGTCCGGGGCCGGTAA